One window of Flavobacterium dauae genomic DNA carries:
- a CDS encoding glycosyltransferase family 9 protein, with translation MSLKSKANIVRRKLMHSLTHNIGKKSMSEMQKKAHNFKVNRVLISRPNHRLGNMLLITPLVQEIANTFPNCTIDLFVKGKITPIIFQNYPQVKNIIELPKKPLKDFSEYLKVWFSLKRTKYDLVINVEKGSSSGRISTIIPSADFKFYGDDFEELKNKYNDIEHIAKYPVYNFRRFLEILNQKPLTGNVPVLDLKLSTTELDQGKQDLLKVTKNDTRKTIAFFTFATGAKCYSVEWWNDFYEKFYPKYSEEYNLIEILPVEDISQLERKLPTYYSKDIREIASLMANCELVVAADSGMMHLSSAALTPTIGLFSVTKTEVYAPYGNDSTFIDTEKQSQNDIIKEIDQILSTIKS, from the coding sequence ATGAGCTTAAAATCAAAAGCAAATATTGTTCGCAGAAAATTAATGCATTCGCTCACACACAACATTGGTAAAAAATCAATGAGCGAAATGCAAAAAAAAGCACATAACTTTAAAGTAAACCGCGTGTTAATCAGTCGGCCCAACCATCGTTTGGGAAATATGCTTTTAATAACGCCTCTGGTTCAGGAAATAGCAAACACGTTTCCAAACTGTACCATAGATCTTTTTGTAAAAGGAAAAATAACGCCGATTATCTTTCAAAATTATCCGCAGGTTAAAAACATCATCGAACTTCCCAAAAAACCCTTGAAAGATTTTTCGGAATATCTAAAAGTGTGGTTTTCGTTAAAACGCACAAAATACGATTTGGTTATTAATGTAGAAAAAGGTTCGTCTTCGGGCAGAATATCAACAATTATTCCATCGGCAGATTTTAAGTTTTATGGCGATGATTTTGAAGAGTTAAAAAATAAATACAACGATATTGAACACATTGCGAAATATCCTGTTTATAATTTCCGTCGATTTTTAGAAATTCTAAATCAAAAACCATTGACTGGAAATGTTCCTGTTTTAGATTTAAAATTATCAACAACAGAATTAGATCAAGGAAAACAAGATTTATTAAAAGTTACCAAAAACGATACACGCAAAACCATTGCTTTTTTCACGTTTGCAACAGGTGCAAAATGTTATTCGGTTGAATGGTGGAACGATTTTTACGAAAAATTCTATCCAAAATATTCAGAAGAATACAATTTAATTGAAATTTTACCGGTTGAAGATATTTCGCAATTAGAACGAAAACTGCCAACCTATTACAGCAAAGACATTCGCGAAATAGCATCGTTAATGGCAAATTGCGAATTGGTTGTTGCCGCAGATTCCGGAATGATGCACTTAAGCAGTGCCGCATTAACACCAACAATTGGTTTGTTTTCTGTTACAAAAACCGAAGTTTATGCACCTTACGGCAACGACAGTACTTTTATAGATACCGAAAAACAATCGCAAAACGATATTATCAAAGAAATAGATCAAATTTTATCAACCATAAAAAGTTAA